TCATGTCATTTCCTCTCGAGCCCGCCAAAGCCCTCAACGATCCCGACGCCCTTCTGGAGCGCTTTCTCGACTACGTCACCGAGAAAGGCATCGAGCTCTACCCTGCTCAGGAGGAGGCCATCCTGGAGATCTTCGCTGGCAAGAACCTGATCCTCAATACGCCGACCGGTTCCGGCAAGTCGCTGGTCGCGGCAGCGATGCACTTCTATTCGGCCTCCCTGGGTCGGAGATCGGTCTACACCTGCCCCATCAAGGCCTTGGTAAACGAGAAGTTTCTCTCGCTTTGCCGAGACTTCGGCCCGGAAAACGTCGGCATGATGACCGGAGACGCTTCGGTCAACCGCGACGCTCCTATCCTGTGCTGCACCGCGGAGATCCTCTCCAACATCGCCTTGCGTGACGGTCCCCTGGCCAAGGTGAACGACGTCATCATGGACGAATTCCACTACTACTCCGACCACGAGAGAGGCGTCGCCTGGCAGGTCCCCCTGCTCACCCTGCCGCATTGCCAGTTTCTGCTCATATCCGCCACCTTGGGCGATACCGCGTTCTTCTCCCGCGGCTTGGAGGATCTCACCGCCAGAGAATGCGTCACCGTATCCAGCAAACAACGACCGGTTCCGCTGGAGTTCGACTATCGCGAGGCGACCTTGGTCGAAGCCCTCGACAAGCTGGAAAAGGAAAACAAGCTGCCTGTCTACATCGTGCACTTCACCCAGAAGGCGGCCTCCGACACCGCGCAGAATCTCCTGAGCCTCAACGTCTGCACCAAGGAGGAGAAAGCTCTCATCAAAGAGGAGCTCCAAGGCGTGGAATTCACTAGCCCCTTCGGCAAGGAAATCAAAAAATGCCTGCAAAGCGGCATCGGCTTGCACCACGCTGGCTTGCTGCCTAAGTACCGCGTGCTGGTGGAAAAGTTCGCCCAGAAGGGCATGCTGAAGTTCATCTGCGGCACCGATACCCTAGGCGTCGGCGTAAACGTGCCCATCCGGACCGTGCTCTTCACCCAACTCTGCAAATACGGCGGGCGCAAGACCTCCATCCTCAGCGCTCGAGATTTCCATCAGATATCCGGACGCGCTGGCAGAAAAGGGTATGACGACGTTGGATACGTCGTTTCACTCGCCCCTGAACACGTGGTGGAGAACAAGAGAGCCGAAGCCAAAGCCGGCGACGACAACAAGAAGAAGCGAAAGCTGGTTAAGAAAAAGCCGCCCGCTCGCGGCTACGTGCAGTGGGACGAAGAAACCTATCTCAAGCTGCAAACCTCGCCCGCGGAACCCTTGGAATCCCAGTTCAAAGTCTCCCATGGCATGCTGCTCAACGTGCTCAGCCGCCAAGGAGACGGCTGCCGTGCCATGCGCCAGCTCGTCTCCGACAGCCACGAAACCGAAGCCGCCAAAAAGAAGCATCGTCGCAAGGCCTTCCAGCTGTTTCGTGCCCTGGTGGAGCGAAACATCATCGAGATTTCTCCACCCGACGAGCCTGGTCGAAAACTGCGGGTGAACGTCGAGCTGCAGGACGACTTTTCCCTCAACCAAACGCTATCGCTGTATTGCATCGACGCCCTCGCCCTCCTGAACCGCGACGACCCGGACTACGCCCTCAAGCTGCTCAGCCTCGCGGAATCCATCCTGGAGAATCCCGACGCCATCCTGCGTCGCCAGCTCGACAAGCTGAAGACCGACGCGGTCGCGGAAATGAAGGCCGCCGGGATAGAGTACGAGGAACGTATGGAAAAACTGGAACAGCTGGAGCATCCCAAGCCGGAGGCCGAGTTCATCTACGAGACCTTCAACGCCTTCGCCACCGAGCACCCTTGGGTGGGATCGGAAAACATAAAGCCGAAATCCATCGCCCGAGAGATGTTCGAGCGCTATAGCAACTTCAGCGACTACGTGAAGCTCTACGGGCTCCAGCGAGCCGAAGGCCTGCTGCTTCGCCATCTGACAAACGTCTACCGCGTATTGGACAATACCATACCGCCAAGCTTCCGAGACGACCAAGTCGACGAGATCATCATCTACCTGGAGCACCTGCTGCGTCACGTCGATTCCAGCCTGATCGACGAATGGGAACGCATGCGTGATCCCGACTACCAGTCCGACGCCGCCGCGGCGGACTCTCTGCCCGAATCGACACGCGCCGCCGACATCACACGCGATCGCAAGGCGTTCACCAAACGGATTCGCGACGAGCTCTTCCAGTTCATTCGCCTTCTCGCTAGCAAGAGCTATCAGGAACTCGACAAGCGCTACGACTTGCCCCCCCTGTTTCAAAGCGATTCCGACGACGCCCCGAAATGGTGCGACGTCGAACTGGAGCGACACATGGAACCCTACTATGCATCCAGGTCGTGGATACGCCTGGATCCTGCCGCCCGAGCCTTCGAGCACACCCATATCGACGAGTCCGACGACCGATCCCAGTGGACCGTGAGCCAAACCCTCATCGACTCCGAAGATCTCAACGACTGGTCGCTTGATATCACCGTGGACCTACCCGCCTCCAAAGATCAGCAAAAGGTGGTGTTCGCTTTGAAATCTCTCGCTCCGATCGCCTAAGGCCGCATTCTTCCCTCCCAAGCATTTCGACCTGTGACGAACGATCTCATCTACACTTCCTACGACGAATTCGACGCCGACTACCTCGAGGCCCTTATCCAGGAGGTCGACGCCCTCGCCCAAGAGCATCGCTGGTGGCGCCAGCCCATCGCGGTCGCAGCTCATCCTAGGAATCCGTCACTCCTTCATGGATACACGAAACTGATGCATCGCTATATCGATGGCGATGGAGCAGCTCCGCGCAAGCTCGACTATCGCGAGGATACGCTCATGGGCATGGTCGACTACTTGACCATCGTTGAAATGCTCACCTTGCTGAGCAAGGAGCACGAGTTCACATGGGAGCTGTTTCAGCCCGCCGAGCCTCGCCCCAAGCTCATCGGCCGCATCGAGGACGGCGAGCTCGATGCGAAGATCATCGACTTCCTACTCCCGGAAATCAACGCTCTGGAAATCACCGATCGCGAGCTGGAAGACCAAGCGCTGCACGAACGCATTCGGGCGAAATACTTCGGATCAAAATAGTCGCTCCCTGCTCCCTCACGGAACACGATGCCGTCCCGCTTCTCCTCATCGCTCTCGCTCGTTGCCGCAATCATCGCGCTTGCGACTTCCGGGGCGCTGCGGGCCGAGGAAGGAGATCTTTCCCACGAAGCCCTCTTCGCACCGAACAAGACGTTTCCGTACTTCGAAAGCTGCGGCGAGCTGTATCCAAATCCTCCGAGCGTTTTCGACGCTCGAAACGCGGCCTTTCTCGCCCAGTGCAGCATGTTGATCTATGTGAAAGAGCCGGACTTCATCGAAGAAACCCTCGCCAATGCAGGCTTTCCGAAGGTCCGCTTTTTCGAGGCTGAGGGCACCTACGCGTTTTTGGCGGAAAACGAAACGCAGCGCGTTCTGGTCTTTCGCGGCACCGAGACGGGCGACCGGGTCGACTATTGGACTGACGCCCAGATCCTGCAGATCGACTTCGGACCTATCGCCAAAGGAAAGGCCCACGCCGGATTCGCGCGGGCCCTGCAGGCGGTTTTTCTGGACATCGAAGCCGCAGCCAGCGAGCGGGAATCATCCAGCGACGCAAGCGCCTCGGAGAAAAAACGATTCTGGGTCGCCGGACACAGTCTAGGGGCCGCTTTGGCGACCCTTTTCGCCATACAGAGCCCAGACCGACTCGAAGCGGTGTACGCCATCGGCAGTCCGCGTTGCCTGAACGCCAAGCTCGCCAAGCACGCGGAAAAGTCGCTTCCAGTGTATCGAGTGATCAATGACAACGACATCGTGCCGCGCGTGCCTGCTCGCCCCTTGTACCGGCATGTCGGGTCGAGCTACCTGATCACCTCCGACCGCGAGCTGCTGGTCGACCCGCCAATGCTCGAAAAATGGGAACAGCGTTTTCGAGGACACAAAGCCTACCTCAAGACGCTCTTCGAAGAGAATTGGAGCCGCAGCGATTTCAACGCCATACCCTCGGATTCCTTCGCCGACCACTCCCCTCGGCTCTATGTCGAGGCCCTCATCGCTCTCTCGCAGCAAGGCGACGCGGACGGTTGAGGATTTCGCCCTGCGAGCAAAGTTGTCCAATTCGGGAATAAACGCCAGGGCCTCGGCCTCTCTTTTGGCATGCGCTCCGTCCTATCCCATTGGCGAAAGCTGTTGCTCGCCGGTTCGCTCGTCATCCTGGCGGGATGCTCCGCGGTTCCGGTTTACCAGCAGCGGCTCGTTTCGAAACCCAGCATGGTCTTCTCAGACTCGCTGGTGGAAAACGCTCCCGCCCCCCTGACCACCCAAATCGAGCCAGGCTCCGCCACCTCCGGGGGTGCCCAAGCCACGGGCTGCTCCGCTTGCCGATGACGCGCCGCGCCCCAGGCTTGCTTCCTCTCGGCCTTCTCGTCGGACTTTTCGGATGCGTCCTTGCGCCGACGAGCCATGCCGTAGACGCTGCCGAAGTCGCCTTCCAGCGGCTCGAAAGCGAGCTCTTTCACGTGTCGTACGCCTCGATACAGGCCTCGCAGCAACTGGGAAAATGGAGCGGCCAAGCCACCTACAGCATCAGCCGCTTCGAGGTGGAGTTCGTCCCAGCCCCTTTCGACTTTCTTGGCAGCGAGACCGAGCTGGACGAATGGGCCCACTCGCTGGCGTTGAGCCTTTCGCGTCCCATCAGCGAGACGCTTTCCATGGAGTGGGATTTCGCAGGGCGCGACGGGTTTTCCAACTATCGTAGCGTTTGGCTGGATACCTATTTCGCTCAGCACTTCGGGCCGCTGGAGGGCGTGCCGGGGCACGAGCTTTATCAGGAGGTCACGCCAAGCGCCCTCAGCGCCACTGGCGGTTTGCGATGGCAGTACCTGCCGGCCAGCGGTATGGTCACGCTGTCCCTGACCCAGGTGCAAGAAGAGGTGTCCCCTGGCTACGAAATCGATTTCGACGGGATCCGACGCAGCGAGCTCGTCTTGGCCACCACCGCCATGAGTCTGGTCGCGGAAAACGTGCTCTCGCCGCGCCTTCGGTCCCGTCTGGCTCTCACCGCCAGCGATACCTCCGCCCGCCAGACCCGTTACTCCGCCGAGTTCGCCCTCAACGCCGCTCTCGCCGAAAAATGGGTCTGGCGCAACACGCTGGGCGGTTCCAGGGAGGATCCGCAGTTCGACGCCTACTTCTTCGACACTGCGGTAGAATACCAGGTCGGCGAGCGTCTCTCCCTCTACCTCAAGGCCCGTCGCTACCGAGACACTGGCGAAATCGAAAACGCCCTTCTCTTCAGCACCGCCGCCCCGGGCCTGCGAAACGATTCCATCGGCGGCGGGCTTCGCCTAGTAACGGAAAACTGGAGCTGCCACCTGTCCGCGACCCACTCGCGCAGCGACTACGAGCAGCGACCCGGCAATACGGATTTCTTCCAAAACCTCTACCGCGACGACGATTGGCTCAGTCTGCAGCTCGCGGTTTCGAAGGCCTTCTAGATCATGCCTAGACACCGCATCCAGACTCCGTCTCGCACTCGCTTCGCGAAAAAGGAAATCACACTCGCGGCCCTGCTGTCCTGTCTCCTGTTTCTCGCTACCGCGCAAGCTCAGCAATACCAAACGGGCGACATCGTCAGCGACTTCACCCTAGTGGACAGAGCCACCGGCGCGACGGTTTCGCTCTACGATTTCGAAGGTCAGATCGTCTTTCTGGAGTGGTTCGCCTACTGGTGCCCCTTTTGCCAGGCCGCGGCGGAAGACATTCACTCTGGCATCGTCACCCACTACGGCACCAGCGACGGTCGCAATCCTCACGGGGCTCCAGTGACGCACATCGGTCTCAACCTGCAGGCCGGGGCGGAGGAGCTCAGCCAAGAGTTTATCGACAGCTACGGACTCGGTTTGGTGCTCAACGACTTCGATCGCGGCGTCGCTTCGCGCTTCCAGCCATCCGACCAGCCGATCTTCGCAATCATCAACGGGGTGGCCAACTCGCCCTCCCACCAACAATGGGAGCTCCTCTACTCGCGCCTCGGCTACGGCGATCTCAGCCAACCCGTCGACACCTTCCGTCAAGTCATCGACAGCGTGCAGGTTGGCTCCTCCTCCGAGCCGCCGACCATCGACACGCCACCCGAGCCAGGCCGCGTTGGCGAAGGCTCCACCTTCTCCTTTCGCGTAGAAATCCATCCCTCCAACGGCGTGAGCTACCAATGGTACAAGGATGGCTCGCCCCTCGACGGAGCCACGGAAAACGAATTGCGTTTCCCAGCCGCCGGGCTCGACGACAGCGGCTCCTATCACGTGGTGGCCAGCAATGCCGCGGGCGAAGTCTCGAGCGAACCCGTCGCCTTCCAAGTCGCCCAAACGCTTTCTGGATTTCTCGGGCGCAGCGGGCTTCCCGCGGAGCAGCGCCTGCCTGGCGCCGATCCCGATGGCGATGGCTTCGCCAACCTTTTCGAGTTTCTGGCCCAGACCGAGCCCGATTTCGCCGGTTCGCGGCCCTCGTTGATCATTCGTCCCGCCAGGGGAGAGGGCTCGTCCGGGGACGAACTGCGCCTCTCGTTCCCCCTAGGCGACAACACCATCGGCTACCAACTGCAGGTCGAATTGTCCGAATCGCCTCGATTCGATCAGGTCCTCAGCACTCTGAGCTTCGAGGCGGAGCCGAACGGAAACCGCCAGAGCGCCACCGCTCCGTTAGCGGGTGGAACGCTCTTCGCCCGGCTGACGGCATCGCCCGTGGAGCCCTCCCAGTAGGGACATTTTCACGGCCACGGCCCGGCAGCCGGAAAAATTGCCCGCGCTTTCCACGATTTCGAATCGCAATTTCGAAAGGCTTGGCGTTTGCTGTCCCTCGACATCGCGCTCCGGAGTTCACTTGCCGGGCCGCGACGCAACGAGTAAACCCCTCGCAACCAATCCAGCACGCTTCGTTCAAATGACCGCATTCGCCCGTCTCGCCGCCTCCCTTATCGCCTGCCTCTTCGTGGCCTCGCTCGCTCCAGCGCAAGAGGCGAGCCTGCAGCAGTTCGGTCCCTACGTGGCCCTCGCCCGCGACGCCAACATCGTCAAAGATGTCAAAGTGGAGGAAAACGGCCGCATCTACCTGCTGCTCAATCCCGATTTCAAGGAGAAGGAAATCACGCTCAAGAACTCCTCGTCCCTGAAGTCCGGATACAGAAAGTGGTTCAATGGCGAGTACGAGCTCATCTCCCCGGCCAACCAAGGCAAAGCGCCCAACGAATACACCGATTGGGTCGAGACCACCGGAAACTACATCGAATACTACATGGATGGAAATCTCATCCTCCACCTCGCCAAGAAATCCGTCCACAAGCCCTAACGCCGCCTCATCGCCCATTCGCTTCCCCCCCAAAGGAGGTTCGCCCGCTTCGCCCCTCGGCGGTCCGGCTCGAATATTCTCCAAATCGCGCTTGCGCTTTCGCGAAAAACTGATTCTTCACAGCGGCAAAACTCGCGCTTCATCGTTCACGACAAGGGGAAGGCGAGCTCGCGATTTGCCGCTTACGCTTTCGTTTCCCATATAAAATGTCCAAAGACCACCCGACGACTATCGGCTGGAAGGAGTCTATAGATTTGCCCGAGTGGGGCATCATCGATATCACAGCAAAAGCTGATACCGGCGCCAGACGATCCGCCATCGATGTCGAACGCATCGTCGAACTCCCCGATGGACGCGTCCAGTTCGATGTCGCCGCCGATAGGCGCACAGGTCAGCTGCGCCGCACCATCGTGGCCGATATCGCGCACCAGACCCATGTGCGTTCCAGCAACGGGCAGCAGCACGAGCGCTACTTCGTCACCACCTCGGTACGCGTCGGTGACGTGACCAAGGAGATCGAACTCAGCCTCAGCAATCGCCGCCACATGCAATGCCGCATGCTGCTCGGCCGAAAAGCTCTTGAGGAGGATTTTCTGGTCGATTGCTCCAGCTCCTTCCTCACCCGCCCCAATCGAAAACCAAAACTCAAGCGCGGCTAGCCAGCGCGAACTCGAGAGGCGGCAGGCCGCTAGAAACCACACCGCTTTCTCTTAACCATCCAACCACACTTTCAGATGCAACAACTCAAGATTGGCATCCTCTCCCGCGGACCCCGCCTCTACAGCACTCGTCGCCTACGAGAAGCCGCCGAACAGCGCGGCCACAAGGTGAAGGTCCTCAACACCATGAAGTTCGGCATGTACATCGAAGCTGGACGACCGGACCTCACCTACTATGGCAAGCAGATCAGCCACTACGACGCGGTTATCCCGCGTATCGGCACTTCCATTACGTTCTACGGAACCGCCCTCGTCAGACAATTCGAGCAGATCGGTACCTATTGCTTGAATACAGCCGATGCCATCATGGCCTCGCGCGACAAGCTGGCGTCCATGCAGGAGCTTTCCAGCCACAACATCGGCATCGCGGAAACCGCGTTCGTCTACGAACAGAAGGACATTCTGCACGCCATCCAAGCCATGGGCGGCGCTCCTGTCGTCATCAAGCTGCTCTCCGGCACGCAAGGCATCGGCGTCATCCTAGCGGAGAGCAACAAGGTCGCGGAAGCGATCATCGAAACCCTCTCCAGCGTGAAGCAGAACGTGCTGGTGCAGAAGTTCGTATCCGAATCCAAAGGACGTGACATTCGAGCCTTCGTAGTCGGCGATCGCGTGGTCGCCGCCATGCGACGCACCGCGGCCGGCCAGGAGTTTCGCAGCAACGTGCATCGGGGCGGAGCGACCCAAGCGGTCGACCTGGATCCCGAATACGAGCGCACGGCGGTTCGAGCCGCACAGATCCTCAACCTGCACGTGGCAGGCGTCGACATGCTCGAGGGCAAGGACGGACCAGTTATCATGGAGGTAAACTCCTCGCCCGGCCTCGAAGGCATCGAAAAAGCGAGCGGAGTCGACATCGCCACCGAGATCGTCAAGTACCTAGAAGAGCAGATCCGCTTCGGAAACTTCGACGTGCGGGAGCGCCTTTCCCTCACCAAAGGCTACTCCGTGACCGAATTCACGGTGGAGCCCAACGCTCAGATCGCTGGGAAGACCATTTCCGAATCCGGGCTTCGCGAGCGGGATATCGTTATCCTGCGCATCGTGCGCGGGCCCGACCATATCGCCAACCCCAAGGGCACTCGGATCATCGAAGCCGGCGATTCGCTGCTCTGCTACGGGCTGAAAAGCGCATTGCAAAGCCACCTGCCTACCTTGGTTCGACCAAAACGTCGCAAAAAGAAAAAGAAGCCCGCTAGCGAGGGCTCCACCGCCGCCACCGACCATCCG
The DNA window shown above is from Pelagicoccus sp. SDUM812003 and carries:
- a CDS encoding DUF3516 domain-containing protein, which translates into the protein MSFPLEPAKALNDPDALLERFLDYVTEKGIELYPAQEEAILEIFAGKNLILNTPTGSGKSLVAAAMHFYSASLGRRSVYTCPIKALVNEKFLSLCRDFGPENVGMMTGDASVNRDAPILCCTAEILSNIALRDGPLAKVNDVIMDEFHYYSDHERGVAWQVPLLTLPHCQFLLISATLGDTAFFSRGLEDLTARECVTVSSKQRPVPLEFDYREATLVEALDKLEKENKLPVYIVHFTQKAASDTAQNLLSLNVCTKEEKALIKEELQGVEFTSPFGKEIKKCLQSGIGLHHAGLLPKYRVLVEKFAQKGMLKFICGTDTLGVGVNVPIRTVLFTQLCKYGGRKTSILSARDFHQISGRAGRKGYDDVGYVVSLAPEHVVENKRAEAKAGDDNKKKRKLVKKKPPARGYVQWDEETYLKLQTSPAEPLESQFKVSHGMLLNVLSRQGDGCRAMRQLVSDSHETEAAKKKHRRKAFQLFRALVERNIIEISPPDEPGRKLRVNVELQDDFSLNQTLSLYCIDALALLNRDDPDYALKLLSLAESILENPDAILRRQLDKLKTDAVAEMKAAGIEYEERMEKLEQLEHPKPEAEFIYETFNAFATEHPWVGSENIKPKSIAREMFERYSNFSDYVKLYGLQRAEGLLLRHLTNVYRVLDNTIPPSFRDDQVDEIIIYLEHLLRHVDSSLIDEWERMRDPDYQSDAAAADSLPESTRAADITRDRKAFTKRIRDELFQFIRLLASKSYQELDKRYDLPPLFQSDSDDAPKWCDVELERHMEPYYASRSWIRLDPAARAFEHTHIDESDDRSQWTVSQTLIDSEDLNDWSLDITVDLPASKDQQKVVFALKSLAPIA
- a CDS encoding lipase family protein, whose product is MPSRFSSSLSLVAAIIALATSGALRAEEGDLSHEALFAPNKTFPYFESCGELYPNPPSVFDARNAAFLAQCSMLIYVKEPDFIEETLANAGFPKVRFFEAEGTYAFLAENETQRVLVFRGTETGDRVDYWTDAQILQIDFGPIAKGKAHAGFARALQAVFLDIEAAASERESSSDASASEKKRFWVAGHSLGAALATLFAIQSPDRLEAVYAIGSPRCLNAKLAKHAEKSLPVYRVINDNDIVPRVPARPLYRHVGSSYLITSDRELLVDPPMLEKWEQRFRGHKAYLKTLFEENWSRSDFNAIPSDSFADHSPRLYVEALIALSQQGDADG
- a CDS encoding immunoglobulin domain-containing protein, with the translated sequence MPRHRIQTPSRTRFAKKEITLAALLSCLLFLATAQAQQYQTGDIVSDFTLVDRATGATVSLYDFEGQIVFLEWFAYWCPFCQAAAEDIHSGIVTHYGTSDGRNPHGAPVTHIGLNLQAGAEELSQEFIDSYGLGLVLNDFDRGVASRFQPSDQPIFAIINGVANSPSHQQWELLYSRLGYGDLSQPVDTFRQVIDSVQVGSSSEPPTIDTPPEPGRVGEGSTFSFRVEIHPSNGVSYQWYKDGSPLDGATENELRFPAAGLDDSGSYHVVASNAAGEVSSEPVAFQVAQTLSGFLGRSGLPAEQRLPGADPDGDGFANLFEFLAQTEPDFAGSRPSLIIRPARGEGSSGDELRLSFPLGDNTIGYQLQVELSESPRFDQVLSTLSFEAEPNGNRQSATAPLAGGTLFARLTASPVEPSQ
- a CDS encoding RimK/LysX family protein yields the protein MSKDHPTTIGWKESIDLPEWGIIDITAKADTGARRSAIDVERIVELPDGRVQFDVAADRRTGQLRRTIVADIAHQTHVRSSNGQQHERYFVTTSVRVGDVTKEIELSLSNRRHMQCRMLLGRKALEEDFLVDCSSSFLTRPNRKPKLKRG
- the rimK gene encoding 30S ribosomal protein S6--L-glutamate ligase yields the protein MQQLKIGILSRGPRLYSTRRLREAAEQRGHKVKVLNTMKFGMYIEAGRPDLTYYGKQISHYDAVIPRIGTSITFYGTALVRQFEQIGTYCLNTADAIMASRDKLASMQELSSHNIGIAETAFVYEQKDILHAIQAMGGAPVVIKLLSGTQGIGVILAESNKVAEAIIETLSSVKQNVLVQKFVSESKGRDIRAFVVGDRVVAAMRRTAAGQEFRSNVHRGGATQAVDLDPEYERTAVRAAQILNLHVAGVDMLEGKDGPVIMEVNSSPGLEGIEKASGVDIATEIVKYLEEQIRFGNFDVRERLSLTKGYSVTEFTVEPNAQIAGKTISESGLRERDIVILRIVRGPDHIANPKGTRIIEAGDSLLCYGLKSALQSHLPTLVRPKRRKKKKKPASEGSTAATDHPSPNEEKNA